From the Gordonia bronchialis DSM 43247 genome, one window contains:
- a CDS encoding rhodanese-like domain-containing protein gives MSAHTSVAAVPRTIDDVLAAARARLHRLPASEVADEIADGAILVDIRPAAQRTEEGAAPGAVVIERNVLEWRCDPTSDARIPAAVDHDVRWIILCSEGYTSSLAAAALQELGLHRATDVIGGYQALSRLDTPGTASAD, from the coding sequence ATGAGCGCTCACACCTCGGTGGCGGCCGTGCCGCGGACCATCGATGACGTGCTGGCCGCCGCGCGCGCCCGGCTCCATCGTCTGCCCGCGAGCGAGGTGGCCGACGAGATCGCCGACGGCGCGATCCTGGTCGACATCCGGCCCGCCGCGCAGCGCACCGAGGAGGGTGCGGCGCCGGGCGCCGTCGTCATCGAACGCAACGTGCTCGAGTGGCGTTGCGACCCCACCAGCGATGCGCGCATTCCCGCCGCCGTCGACCACGACGTCCGCTGGATCATCCTCTGCTCGGAGGGCTACACCTCCAGCCTCGCTGCCGCCGCACTGCAGGAGCTGGGGCTGCATCGCGCCACCGACGTGATCGGTGGGTACCAGGCGCTGAGCAGACTCGACACCCCGGGCACTGCATCTGCCGATTGA
- the cofG gene encoding 7,8-didemethyl-8-hydroxy-5-deazariboflavin synthase CofG, protein MTREQMTVRAALEAARSGEPIGLDEATALLSSSGSDLVELQAIAADLRDTGLAAVGRAGQITYSRKVFIPLTRLCRDRCHYCTFVTVPGKLARAGEGMYLELDQVVDIARRGAQLGCKEALFTLGDRPEDRWRQAGDWLAARGYSSTLEYVRAAAVAVLEETGLLPHLNPGVMSADEMTRLRPVAPSMGMMLETMSRRLFTEKGQPHYGSPDKDPLVRLQVLRDAGAVGVPFTTGILVGIGESLVERAESLLAIAEVHRDHGHVQEVIVQNFRAKPDTAMRGTPDAEMSEFLATVAVARIVLGADMRIQAPPNLVSAAECAALIASGVDDWGGVSPLTPDHVNPERPWPNLDVLADITAASGFVLTERITAQPPYVLAGDRWIDPALAHHVAALSDPTTGLAADTRPAGLPWPAVA, encoded by the coding sequence ATGACGCGTGAACAGATGACCGTGCGTGCCGCTCTCGAGGCGGCGCGTAGCGGGGAACCGATCGGGCTCGACGAGGCGACGGCGCTGCTCTCGTCTTCGGGGTCCGATCTGGTGGAACTGCAAGCGATCGCCGCCGATCTGCGTGACACCGGTCTGGCCGCGGTCGGCCGGGCCGGTCAGATCACCTATTCGCGCAAGGTCTTCATCCCGTTGACCCGGTTGTGCCGCGACCGCTGCCACTACTGCACCTTCGTCACGGTGCCGGGCAAACTGGCGCGCGCCGGTGAGGGCATGTACCTCGAACTCGATCAGGTGGTCGACATCGCCCGCCGGGGTGCGCAACTGGGCTGCAAGGAAGCACTTTTCACTCTGGGGGATCGCCCGGAGGATCGGTGGCGGCAGGCCGGCGACTGGTTGGCGGCGCGCGGGTACTCGTCGACGCTGGAGTACGTGCGGGCCGCCGCGGTGGCCGTCCTCGAGGAAACCGGTCTGCTTCCGCACCTGAACCCCGGCGTGATGAGCGCCGACGAGATGACCCGGCTGCGTCCGGTGGCGCCGTCGATGGGGATGATGCTCGAGACGATGTCGCGCCGGTTGTTCACCGAGAAGGGGCAGCCGCATTACGGCAGCCCCGACAAGGACCCGCTGGTGCGGTTGCAGGTGCTGCGCGATGCCGGCGCGGTGGGTGTCCCGTTCACCACGGGCATCCTGGTGGGCATCGGCGAAAGCCTTGTGGAGCGGGCGGAATCGTTGCTGGCCATCGCCGAGGTGCACCGCGACCACGGGCACGTGCAGGAGGTGATCGTGCAGAACTTCCGCGCCAAGCCCGACACCGCCATGCGCGGTACACCCGACGCCGAGATGAGCGAGTTCCTCGCCACCGTCGCCGTGGCACGCATCGTCCTCGGTGCGGACATGCGCATCCAGGCGCCACCGAATCTGGTGTCGGCAGCGGAGTGTGCCGCACTCATCGCGTCCGGCGTCGACGATTGGGGCGGTGTCTCGCCGCTGACACCCGACCACGTGAATCCCGAACGTCCCTGGCCCAACCTCGACGTGCTGGCCGACATCACCGCCGCGTCGGGTTTCGTTCTCACCGAACGGATCACCGCCCAGCCGCCGTATGTCCTCGCCGGCGATCGGTGGATCGATCCCGCCCTGGCACACCACGTTGCCGCACTGAGTGATCCGACGACAGGTCTGGCCGCCGACACCCGACCGGCGGGCCTGCCCTGGCCCGCGGTCGCCTGA